A window of the Cicer arietinum cultivar CDC Frontier isolate Library 1 chromosome 6, Cicar.CDCFrontier_v2.0, whole genome shotgun sequence genome harbors these coding sequences:
- the LOC101497875 gene encoding protein DMP7-like → MDIHVDTQQPLLENSPQKIPKTTTQKTIRKTFKGTAYLANLLPTGTVLIFQTLSPALTHKGQCHTITSKIMTIGLLTFCSISCFLLSFTDSIRDERGKVRYGVATLNGIWVMDGSIKLQGEEANKYKLRFLDLFHACGSILVFGAIALFDQSVVTCLAPNPSEEAKELLAVVPIGIGILCSVLFLAFPTQRHGIGFPLSRN, encoded by the coding sequence aTGGATATTCATGTGGATACTCAACAACCCCTTTTGGAAAACTCACCCCAAAAAATTCCGAAAACAACAACACAAAAGACAATAAGAAAAACATTCAAAGGAACAGCCTATTTAGCCAACCTTCTTCCAACGGGAACCGTTCTAATATTCCAAACACTATCACCAGCTTTGACACACAAAGGCCAATGTCACACGATAACAAGCAAAATCATGACTATAGGTTTATTAACATTTTGTAGCATCTCATGTTTTCTTCTATCGTTCACCGATAGCATAAGGGATGAAAGGGGAAAAGTCAGATATGGTGTGGCAACGTTGAATGGTATTTGGGTTATGGATGGATCAATTAAGCTTCAAGGTGAAGAAGCAAATAAATATAAGCTAAGGTTCCTTGATTTGTTTCATGCATGTGGTTCTATATTGGTTTTTGGTGCTATTGCACTTTTTGATCAAAGTGTAGTCACATGTTTGGCTCCAAATCCTTCTGAGGAGGCCAAAGAGCTTTTGGCAGTAGTGCCTATTGGGATTGGAATTTTGTGTAGTGTTCTATTTCTCGCATTTCCTACCCAAAGACATGGGATTGGCTTCCCTCTTTCAAGAAATTAG
- the NAC53 gene encoding NAC domain-containing protein 73 isoform X2, translating into MSEEMTLCSDIQNNDHSVTLEGRTDSLIRTCLTCGHHIKCQDQGGGINDLPGLPAGVKFDPTDQEILEHLEAKVRSDIHKLHPLIDEFIPTLEGENGICYTHPEKLPGVSKDGLIRHFFHRPSKAYTTGTRKRRKVHSDEDGSETRWHKTGKTRPVYNNSKLKGYKKILVLYTNYGKLRKPEKTNWVMHQYHLGSNEEEKEGELVVSKVFYQTQPRQCGGGSLIKDSVSEKTIKGQNGNQVVINGAPNFNIP; encoded by the exons ATGAGTGAAGAAATGACTCTATGCAGTGACATTCAAAACAATGATCATAGTGTAACACTGGAGGGACGAACGGATAGCTTAATTAGAACATGTCTCACATGTGGTCATCATATCAAATGCCAAGATCAG GGTGGTGGAATTAATGACTTACCTGGATTGCCTGCTGGAGTGAAGTTTGATCCAACAGATCAAGAGATACTTGAACATTTGGAAGCGAAGGTGCGGTCTGATATTCATAAGCTTCATCCTCTAATTGATGAGTTCATACCTACTCTTGAAGGAGAGAATGGAATTTGCTATACTCATCCAGAAAAATTGCCAG GAGTTAGCAAAGATGGTCTGATCCGTCATTTCTTTCACCGACCTTCGAAAGCATACACAACAGgaacaagaaaaagaagaaaagtacATTCAGATGAAGATGGTAGCGAAACACGTTGGCACAAAACAGGTAAAACAAGACCAGTCTACAACAATTCCAAGTTAAAAGGCTACAAAAAGATCCTCGTACTTTACACTAACTATGGAAAACTAAGAAAGCCAGAGAAAACAAATTGGGTGATGCATCAATACCATCTTGGTAGTAATGAAGAAGAGAAAGAAGGAGAGTTAGTTGTTTCCAAAGTTTTCTATCAAACACAACCAAGACAATGTGGTGGTGGTTCATTGATTAAAGACTCTGTTTCTGAAAAAACTATCAAGGGTCAAAATGGGAATCAAGTGGTAATTAATG GTGCTCCTAATTTCAATATTCCTTGA
- the NAC53 gene encoding NAC domain-containing protein 73 isoform X1: MSEEMTLCSDIQNNDHSVTLEGRTDSLIRTCLTCGHHIKCQDQGGGINDLPGLPAGVKFDPTDQEILEHLEAKVRSDIHKLHPLIDEFIPTLEGENGICYTHPEKLPGVSKDGLIRHFFHRPSKAYTTGTRKRRKVHSDEDGSETRWHKTGKTRPVYNNSKLKGYKKILVLYTNYGKLRKPEKTNWVMHQYHLGSNEEEKEGELVVSKVFYQTQPRQCGGGSLIKDSVSEKTIKGQNGNQVVINGKNSTNGFLDYYRSNFISFDQGNQHRDTNAQVINHFPVLEGAPNFNIP; encoded by the exons ATGAGTGAAGAAATGACTCTATGCAGTGACATTCAAAACAATGATCATAGTGTAACACTGGAGGGACGAACGGATAGCTTAATTAGAACATGTCTCACATGTGGTCATCATATCAAATGCCAAGATCAG GGTGGTGGAATTAATGACTTACCTGGATTGCCTGCTGGAGTGAAGTTTGATCCAACAGATCAAGAGATACTTGAACATTTGGAAGCGAAGGTGCGGTCTGATATTCATAAGCTTCATCCTCTAATTGATGAGTTCATACCTACTCTTGAAGGAGAGAATGGAATTTGCTATACTCATCCAGAAAAATTGCCAG GAGTTAGCAAAGATGGTCTGATCCGTCATTTCTTTCACCGACCTTCGAAAGCATACACAACAGgaacaagaaaaagaagaaaagtacATTCAGATGAAGATGGTAGCGAAACACGTTGGCACAAAACAGGTAAAACAAGACCAGTCTACAACAATTCCAAGTTAAAAGGCTACAAAAAGATCCTCGTACTTTACACTAACTATGGAAAACTAAGAAAGCCAGAGAAAACAAATTGGGTGATGCATCAATACCATCTTGGTAGTAATGAAGAAGAGAAAGAAGGAGAGTTAGTTGTTTCCAAAGTTTTCTATCAAACACAACCAAGACAATGTGGTGGTGGTTCATTGATTAAAGACTCTGTTTCTGAAAAAACTATCAAGGGTCAAAATGGGAATCAAGTGGTAATTAATGGTAAAAATAGTACTAATGGATTTCTTGACTACTATCgttcaaatttcatttcttttgaTCAAGGAAATCAACATAGAGATACTAATGCTCAAGTGATTAATCATTTTCCTGTTCTTGAAGGTGCTCCTAATTTCAATATTCCTTGA